In the genome of Pseudorca crassidens isolate mPseCra1 chromosome 12, mPseCra1.hap1, whole genome shotgun sequence, one region contains:
- the SNAP29 gene encoding synaptosomal-associated protein 29, translated as MRCTMVGSEAGPPQASGGRSLRGAGYGRTGASVGSLRYCSCPVVRERPSPRPRPAPPACSRPSAGAMSAYPRSYNPFDDDAEDEGVRPAPWTDNRDLADWPGAPADRQQALRQEVLRRAEATAASTGRSLSLMYESERIGVASSEELVRQRGALERTEKMVDRMEQDLKTSQKHINSIKSVFGGLVNYFRTKPSETPPAQNGTLAPQPSSRLKEAISTSKDQEAQYQTSHPNLRKLNDSDSIPGGADSAVSSEAYPRNPHLRTCHQRIDSNLDELSVGLGRLKDIALGMQTEIEEQDDILDRLTTKVDKLDVNIKSTERKVRQL; from the exons ATGCGGTGCACGATGGTCGGCTCCGAGGCAGGGCCTCCGCAAGCTTCTGGCGGAAGGAGTTTGCGCGGCGCCGGCTACGGGCGTACGGGAGCTTCTGTAGGTTCTCTGCGATACTGCAGCTGCCCCGTGGTCAGAGAGCGCCCCTCGCCTCGGCCGCGCCCGGCTCCTCCCGCCTGCTCCAGGCCGAGCGCTGGCGCCATGTCGGCCTATCCCCGAAGCTACAACCCGTTCGACGACGACGCGGAGGACGAGGGCGTCCGGCCGGCGCCGTGGACGGACAACCGCGACCTTGCGGACTGGCCCGGCGCTCCCGCCGACCGGCAGCAGGCCCTGCGGCAGGAGGTGTTGCGCCGGGCCGAGGCCACGGCCGCCAGCACCGGCAGGTCCCTGTCCCTGATGTACGAGTCCGAGAGGATCGGGGTCGCCTCCTCCGAG GAACTCGTGCGCCAGCGAGGGGCCTTGGAGCGCACAGAGAAGATGGTGGACAGGATGGAGCAGGATCTGAAGACCAGCCAGAAGCACATCAACAGCATCAAGAGTGTGTTCGGAGGGCTCGTCAATTACTTCAGAACCAAACCCTCAGAGACCCCACCTGCGCAGAATGGCACCCTTGCCCCCCAGCCCAGCAGCAG ATTGAAAGAAGCCATAAGTACAAGTAAAGACCAGGAGGCACAGTACCAGACCAGCCACCCAAACCTCAGGAAGCTCAATGACTCAG ACTCCATCCCTGGAGGGGCCGATTCTGCCGTGAGCTCCGAGGCTTACCCAAGGAACCCGCACCTGCGCACCTGTCACCAGAGGATTGACAGCAACCTCG ATGAGCTGTCCGTGGGCCTGGGCCGGCTGAAGGACATCGCCCTGGGGATGCAGACAGAGATTGAGGAGCAGGACGACATTCTTGACCGCCTCACAACCAAAGTGGACAAGTTAGACGTCAACATCAAGAGTACAGAGAGGAAAGTTCGGCAGCTTTGA